A window of the Streptomyces sp. NBC_01351 genome harbors these coding sequences:
- a CDS encoding polyprenyl synthetase family protein, with the protein MSLLTSDGAVRADAPAPPQDCSAVDRLLSEFLADKEQASVGPEIAMFVRLLGTFLSGGKRLRPLLCYYGWQAAGGHGSTIAVTHLGAALELFHAGALIHDDVMDGSDIRRGRPTVHRLLAGSHGRHPAAERLGVNTAILLGDLALCWSYDLLHVAELATPRAESLRTLLDAMRMQAMTGQYLDLLATGSSHIAVEEALAIGRGKTARYTVEYPLLAGAHLAGADQGMLSACSAYGVPLGEAFQLRDDLLGVFGDPGTTGKSDLDDLRDGKHTVLLAVARQRADSVQAAALRALIGNAHLDLADAQDIRDIIVATGARDAVEDMIAERREHALAVLDSFPFPAGAAASLRRLADMATRRDR; encoded by the coding sequence ATGTCGCTCTTGACGTCCGACGGCGCCGTACGAGCGGATGCACCCGCGCCGCCGCAGGACTGTTCGGCGGTCGATCGGTTACTTTCTGAGTTCCTCGCCGACAAGGAGCAGGCATCCGTCGGTCCTGAAATCGCGATGTTCGTGAGGCTGCTGGGGACATTCCTTTCGGGCGGCAAGCGGCTTCGCCCGCTGCTGTGCTACTACGGCTGGCAAGCCGCGGGTGGGCACGGAAGCACCATCGCGGTGACTCATCTGGGTGCCGCGTTGGAACTCTTCCACGCCGGCGCGTTGATCCATGACGATGTGATGGACGGCAGCGACATCCGGCGGGGCCGTCCGACGGTGCACCGCCTGCTGGCCGGAAGCCACGGCCGGCACCCCGCGGCTGAGCGGTTGGGGGTGAACACGGCGATCCTGCTGGGGGACCTCGCACTGTGCTGGTCCTATGACCTGCTGCACGTCGCCGAGCTGGCAACCCCTCGGGCAGAATCGCTACGGACGCTGCTGGACGCCATGCGCATGCAGGCGATGACCGGCCAGTACCTGGATCTTCTCGCGACGGGCAGCTCGCACATCGCTGTCGAGGAGGCGCTGGCCATCGGACGTGGCAAGACCGCCCGTTACACGGTGGAGTATCCCTTGCTGGCCGGTGCCCACCTTGCGGGCGCCGATCAGGGCATGTTGTCCGCATGCAGCGCATACGGCGTTCCGCTCGGTGAAGCCTTCCAGCTCCGCGATGACCTGCTCGGAGTCTTCGGCGACCCGGGGACCACCGGTAAATCCGATCTCGACGATCTGCGTGACGGCAAGCACACCGTGCTGCTGGCCGTTGCCAGGCAACGTGCCGACTCGGTCCAGGCCGCGGCTCTGCGCGCCCTGATTGGGAACGCCCATCTCGACCTTGCCGACGCCCAGGACATCCGCGACATCATCGTCGCCACCGGAGCGCGGGATGCCGTCGAGGACATGATCGCCGAACGCCGGGAGCATGCCCTGGCTGTTCTCGACAGCTTTCCTTTCCCGGCTGGCGCGGCCGCCTCTCTGAGACGTCTGGCCGACATGGCCACCCGCCGCGACCGCTGA
- a CDS encoding methyltransferase — MASRYAPSHVAPTAAAPGGDARFDVGLQLVDRHDGGRKPQEFEMLGLRWHLIPQVFAPVHTDSTRLFTEWLPFPVGGSFLEVGCGAGVTAVRAALAGCSQVTAVDINPEAVRNTELNAARHGVSGRMRVLHSDLYDALAPGEQFDVVFWNSNVICAPDEFVYTRPMQHAIFDRGYAAHQRYLREGLARLTESGRLFLGFNSLGDAGRLNSLASRCGVRLTEREQTTRRAGDVPVTFQLLEAAGVRDERSSA; from the coding sequence ATGGCAAGTCGGTATGCCCCCTCACACGTCGCCCCCACCGCTGCTGCGCCAGGTGGTGACGCTCGTTTCGACGTCGGCCTGCAGCTGGTGGACCGCCACGACGGAGGAAGGAAGCCGCAGGAATTCGAGATGCTGGGGTTGCGGTGGCATCTCATCCCCCAGGTGTTCGCTCCGGTCCATACCGACTCCACCCGGCTGTTCACCGAGTGGCTGCCGTTTCCCGTAGGGGGAAGCTTTCTGGAGGTGGGCTGCGGGGCCGGCGTGACCGCGGTGAGGGCGGCGCTGGCAGGGTGTTCACAGGTCACTGCGGTGGACATCAACCCCGAGGCCGTGCGCAACACCGAGCTGAACGCCGCCCGCCACGGTGTGTCCGGCCGGATGCGCGTGCTGCACAGCGATCTGTACGACGCCTTGGCGCCCGGGGAACAGTTCGACGTGGTGTTCTGGAACTCCAACGTGATCTGCGCTCCAGACGAGTTCGTCTACACACGCCCCATGCAGCACGCGATCTTCGATCGTGGCTACGCCGCGCACCAGCGGTACTTGCGCGAGGGCCTGGCCCGGCTGACCGAGTCGGGTCGCTTGTTCCTGGGGTTCAACAGCCTCGGTGACGCCGGCCGCCTGAACTCCCTGGCCTCCCGGTGCGGTGTGCGGCTCACGGAGCGGGAACAAACGACCCGCCGGGCCGGTGACGTTCCCGTGACGTTCCAACTGCTTGAAGCCGCCGGCGTCCGCGATGAGCGGAGTAGCGCGTGA
- a CDS encoding UbiA family prenyltransferase: MTATQTPVAASIRPRPKIVSYLRLAKARVYHYVYGWALGLLLLRSDGFLSGGTLLAMTFMLVGTLAIQWSASAADDVSGFLNGSDARNYAGRPLVTMVRKPLLTGALTSPEAIGFAVVAWIGGMLTLLLSAGVLDWQVPLPALVAAFGVPALAVQYSCGIRLSYRPLGLESTIFFTGVCTVLMPYWFAAGTVSRETLLMSALFGLWLLLVVSYGNASDRAGDAAVSRKTLAVIMPPLWFAVVLHVLVAVNAVLLVLLFTTTRLDAGFIVLSAPAVALQLGQLYYGVYRRELRKARFLVLISIDLGFLGLAAALLAGPAS, translated from the coding sequence GTGACCGCCACGCAAACGCCGGTCGCCGCCTCGATCAGGCCCCGGCCCAAAATCGTCAGCTACCTCAGGCTCGCCAAGGCCCGGGTGTACCACTACGTCTATGGCTGGGCCCTGGGGCTGCTGCTCCTGCGATCGGATGGTTTCCTCAGCGGCGGCACGCTGCTCGCCATGACTTTCATGCTGGTCGGCACGCTGGCCATCCAGTGGAGCGCGTCAGCAGCCGACGACGTGAGCGGGTTCCTGAACGGCAGTGACGCCCGTAACTACGCGGGCCGGCCACTGGTGACGATGGTAAGGAAACCACTGCTCACCGGTGCGCTGACCTCGCCGGAGGCGATCGGGTTCGCCGTGGTGGCGTGGATCGGCGGAATGCTCACGCTCCTGCTTTCCGCCGGCGTTCTGGACTGGCAGGTTCCCTTACCGGCCCTGGTGGCCGCGTTCGGTGTGCCGGCTCTCGCTGTCCAGTACTCCTGCGGAATCAGGCTGAGCTACCGGCCTCTGGGGCTCGAATCGACGATCTTCTTCACCGGTGTCTGCACCGTGCTGATGCCCTACTGGTTCGCCGCCGGAACCGTAAGCCGCGAGACGCTCCTCATGAGTGCGTTGTTCGGGCTGTGGCTGCTCCTGGTGGTGTCGTACGGAAACGCCTCCGACCGGGCGGGAGACGCTGCCGTCTCCCGGAAAACCCTTGCCGTCATCATGCCGCCCCTGTGGTTCGCCGTCGTGCTTCATGTGCTGGTCGCGGTCAATGCGGTGCTGCTTGTTCTACTGTTCACCACGACACGGCTGGATGCAGGATTCATCGTGCTCAGTGCTCCAGCGGTGGCGCTGCAACTCGGCCAGCTGTACTACGGGGTGTACCGCCGCGAGTTGCGCAAGGCCCGGTTCCTGGTGCTGATCTCCATCGACCTCGGGTTCCTCGGTCTGGCCGCCGCGCTCCTTGCGGGGCCGGCGTCATGA
- a CDS encoding FAD-dependent oxidoreductase has protein sequence MNKGVGDRAVVLGGSIAGTLAARVLSEFYREVIVVDRDQVVSVSGLRRGTPHAGHAHGLHARGCLILEKLFPDLLGDMRRAQLPVGDLGEQRWYFNARPFRSTRTGLRSITAQRPVLEEYFREQVAALPNVTFWERTEPLGFLSTPDARRVTGVRLRSTAADAEDAFDLHADLLVDATGRGSRAPVWLEELGYRRPVEKRMAIGLAYTTRLYRSRPDMLNGTQFINCIASRQFPRGAFFGQVDRETCILSLTGILGDHPPTGDDGFLAFAKSLPVADIHEQIRHAEPLSDPVCFRFPASVRRHYERLPRLPERFLVLGDAVCSLNPNYSQGMTVAAMEVLELHQHLSRGTPSTIAFMRDVGRIIDNPWFSSTTSDLKYTGMKGRRGLTARMGNAYVTRLHHAAVNDPAATNALMRVAGLIDRPTALIRPRVLLSALRRQGSMTGPAE, from the coding sequence ATGAACAAGGGCGTCGGGGACCGGGCTGTCGTGCTCGGAGGCAGCATCGCGGGGACGTTAGCGGCCAGGGTGCTTTCAGAGTTCTACCGTGAGGTCATCGTCGTGGACCGCGACCAGGTAGTCAGCGTGAGTGGGCTGAGGCGCGGGACTCCTCATGCCGGTCATGCCCACGGACTGCACGCCCGCGGCTGCCTCATCCTGGAGAAGCTTTTTCCTGACCTGCTTGGGGACATGCGGCGCGCACAACTGCCGGTGGGGGATCTAGGCGAGCAGCGTTGGTACTTCAACGCCCGGCCGTTTCGGTCCACACGGACCGGTCTGCGGTCGATTACGGCGCAGCGCCCGGTGCTGGAGGAGTACTTCCGCGAGCAGGTCGCCGCACTGCCCAACGTCACGTTCTGGGAGCGGACCGAGCCTCTCGGCTTTCTGTCCACACCGGACGCCAGGCGGGTGACCGGTGTCCGGCTGCGTTCGACGGCGGCAGATGCCGAAGACGCGTTCGATCTCCACGCCGATCTGCTCGTCGATGCCACCGGCCGCGGGTCGCGCGCGCCGGTATGGCTGGAGGAGCTGGGCTACCGGCGACCGGTCGAGAAGCGGATGGCGATCGGTCTGGCCTACACCACACGGCTCTACCGAAGCCGCCCGGACATGCTCAACGGCACACAATTCATCAACTGCATCGCATCACGCCAGTTCCCGCGCGGGGCGTTCTTCGGTCAGGTCGACCGCGAAACGTGCATCCTGTCGCTGACCGGCATCCTAGGCGACCATCCGCCCACCGGCGACGACGGATTCCTCGCGTTCGCCAAGTCTCTGCCCGTCGCTGACATCCACGAGCAGATTCGGCACGCCGAGCCGCTGAGCGACCCGGTCTGCTTCCGCTTCCCGGCGAGCGTGCGCCGACACTACGAACGGCTTCCCCGCCTTCCCGAGCGGTTCCTCGTGCTCGGCGACGCAGTGTGCAGCCTCAACCCGAACTACAGCCAGGGCATGACCGTCGCCGCCATGGAAGTGTTGGAGCTGCACCAGCACCTGTCGCGCGGCACGCCAAGCACCATCGCGTTCATGCGTGACGTCGGGCGGATCATCGACAACCCGTGGTTCAGCTCCACGACGAGCGACCTCAAATACACCGGAATGAAAGGGCGCCGTGGGCTCACCGCACGCATGGGCAACGCGTACGTGACCCGGCTGCACCACGCGGCGGTGAACGACCCCGCCGCCACGAATGCCCTGATGCGCGTCGCAGGCCTGATCGACCGGCCGACCGCGCTCATTCGCCCACGGGTTCTCCTCAGCGCACTGCGACGTCAGGGGTCTATGACAGGGCCTGCCGAGTAG
- a CDS encoding MMPL family transporter, whose amino-acid sequence MDASRRRAWLIVVLAMLAAVCAGVLAPAALGQLATGGSVATGIEAAHAQRQAERLGVPSPDLFLALSRAGAHPAQPPLEDGVEAVAAALAGNHEVAGVWTATAHDNAWLRSRDGQTMLVSARLKKPSDGQPPPDVSRLIEAARTAAGGLRVEASGPAAANEEIDATSARDLMRAELMTAPVLFLLLVFAYGSLVAALLPVLMAGLAVGCTIPVLGLLAQVTEVSWAAVNAASAIGAGLAVDYSLFLLARVREQRARGDSAQQALSTALRSTRRSIVFSAAAITTCLAAALVVPVPVLRALSMAGMIVGILSAAVALLVLPALLRLLGPHAYAFDPLSRWRRTQHENGSRFWRSTARAVTARPVLTTALAAVLLAVLALPLGHARLGLADERTLPPSAPAAAAAQHVRDAFTAPPERLLTLVVTGPDTARGLPAYTERLARVPDVIEVRLVRPAQPANGPSSTGRPDTSAVLLVASAVDPGTEQSAAVVRAVRATTAPGAVLVGGRAAEVADTITAVRTTMPLCLLLLTCVLLSLLTAYTRTIIAPLKALLVAVASLGASLGILVVLFQDGHARTLLGEFTMTGTLDTPMLLFTLFVTLALSIDYEIFLLGRIREEYDRTGSNRTAIIDGIARTGRLVSSAAAALALSAVAMGTSDVSLLKFTGLGIAIGALVDAIFVRGILVPAAMAALGPTNWWTPARRRKLATASFGPAEAHVAEVEEAWLVPVRHEPP is encoded by the coding sequence ATGGATGCGTCGAGGCGACGAGCCTGGCTGATCGTGGTCCTGGCCATGCTGGCCGCGGTGTGCGCCGGTGTCCTGGCGCCTGCTGCGCTGGGGCAGCTGGCCACCGGCGGCTCGGTGGCCACCGGGATAGAAGCAGCGCATGCCCAGCGGCAGGCCGAGCGGCTGGGTGTTCCCTCCCCGGACCTGTTCCTCGCCCTATCCCGCGCAGGAGCACACCCGGCGCAGCCGCCTCTGGAGGACGGCGTCGAGGCTGTGGCCGCAGCCCTGGCCGGCAATCACGAAGTGGCCGGCGTATGGACCGCCACCGCGCACGACAACGCATGGCTGCGCTCCCGCGATGGGCAGACCATGTTGGTCTCCGCCCGTTTGAAGAAGCCGTCGGACGGGCAGCCCCCGCCTGATGTCTCCCGTCTGATCGAAGCCGCCCGGACCGCGGCCGGCGGCCTGCGGGTGGAAGCCAGCGGTCCGGCTGCCGCCAATGAGGAAATCGACGCTACGAGCGCACGCGACCTCATGCGGGCAGAGCTGATGACGGCTCCCGTGCTGTTCCTGCTGCTGGTCTTCGCCTATGGCTCTCTCGTAGCCGCCCTCCTGCCGGTCCTGATGGCCGGGCTGGCAGTCGGCTGCACCATCCCTGTGCTGGGACTGCTCGCCCAGGTCACCGAAGTCTCCTGGGCAGCGGTCAACGCCGCCTCGGCGATCGGCGCGGGACTCGCCGTCGACTACAGCCTGTTCCTCCTGGCCCGCGTACGGGAGCAGCGCGCACGTGGCGACAGCGCCCAGCAGGCGCTGTCCACCGCGCTGCGCTCCACCAGGCGGTCCATCGTCTTCTCCGCCGCCGCGATCACCACCTGCCTGGCGGCCGCGCTGGTGGTGCCCGTACCGGTACTGCGCGCCCTGTCCATGGCGGGCATGATCGTCGGGATCCTGTCCGCGGCTGTCGCCCTGCTGGTGCTGCCCGCTCTCCTGAGGCTGCTCGGCCCGCACGCCTACGCCTTCGACCCCTTGTCCCGTTGGCGGCGCACTCAGCACGAGAACGGCAGCAGGTTCTGGCGGTCCACCGCCCGCGCGGTCACCGCACGTCCCGTGCTCACCACCGCTCTGGCGGCCGTCCTGCTAGCCGTGCTCGCCCTGCCGCTCGGCCACGCCCGGCTCGGCCTGGCGGACGAGCGCACTCTGCCGCCCTCCGCCCCGGCGGCGGCCGCCGCCCAGCACGTCAGGGACGCTTTCACCGCCCCGCCTGAACGGCTGCTGACCCTGGTCGTCACCGGCCCTGACACCGCCCGAGGTCTGCCCGCCTACACAGAACGGCTGGCCCGCGTCCCCGACGTCATCGAGGTCCGCCTCGTGCGCCCTGCCCAGCCCGCAAACGGACCCAGCAGCACCGGCCGCCCCGACACTTCCGCCGTGCTCCTGGTCGCCTCCGCCGTCGACCCCGGCACCGAGCAGTCGGCAGCTGTCGTACGGGCCGTGCGCGCCACAACGGCGCCCGGGGCTGTTCTGGTGGGAGGCAGGGCCGCAGAGGTCGCCGACACCATCACGGCCGTCCGCACCACCATGCCCCTGTGTCTCCTCCTCCTTACCTGCGTACTCCTGTCCCTCCTCACTGCCTACACCCGCACGATCATCGCCCCGCTCAAAGCCCTCCTGGTCGCCGTGGCCAGCCTGGGAGCCAGCCTCGGAATCCTGGTAGTCCTCTTCCAAGACGGCCACGCCCGCACCCTGCTCGGTGAATTCACCATGACAGGAACCCTCGACACCCCCATGCTCCTGTTCACCCTCTTCGTCACCCTCGCCCTGTCCATCGACTACGAGATCTTCCTACTCGGCCGAATCCGCGAGGAATACGACCGCACCGGCAGCAACCGCACCGCCATCATCGACGGCATCGCCCGCACCGGCCGACTGGTCAGCAGCGCTGCCGCTGCCCTCGCCCTGTCCGCCGTAGCCATGGGCACCTCAGACGTCAGCCTCCTCAAGTTCACCGGCCTCGGCATCGCCATCGGCGCCCTGGTCGATGCCATTTTCGTACGCGGCATCCTCGTCCCCGCCGCCATGGCAGCCCTCGGCCCCACCAACTGGTGGACGCCCGCACGCCGGCGAAAGCTCGCCACCGCTTCCTTCGGCCCGGCCGAAGCTCACGTAGCGGAAGTGGAAGAGGCCTGGTTGGTTCCCGTACGGCACGAGCCACCTTGA
- a CDS encoding TetR/AcrR family transcriptional regulator — MARPRTFDEEAILDRAMILFWRKGYEATAMSDLVAELGLGRGSIYAAFGDKHQLFIRALGRYLDHQTRLLDTALDDEGPALARLRDVLGRLLAADAAPGSAGCFSVNSIAELLPHDEEVAKLARRNLRYAEEAFTAQLERAARDGELAPAVTPLQGARLLLNLVQGLQIMRKVDPDPAHAAACLDSTFALLGRPLDTTAAPGDGPVMASTAP; from the coding sequence ATGGCGAGACCACGCACGTTCGACGAAGAAGCGATCCTGGACCGGGCGATGATCCTGTTCTGGCGTAAGGGCTACGAGGCGACCGCGATGAGCGACCTCGTGGCGGAGCTTGGACTGGGCCGCGGATCGATCTACGCGGCGTTCGGGGACAAGCACCAGCTGTTCATCCGGGCCCTCGGCCGCTACCTGGACCACCAGACCCGGCTGCTCGACACCGCGCTCGACGACGAGGGGCCGGCGCTCGCCCGGCTGCGGGACGTCCTGGGCCGGCTCCTCGCCGCTGACGCGGCGCCCGGCAGCGCCGGGTGCTTCAGCGTCAACAGCATCGCCGAGCTGCTGCCGCACGACGAGGAGGTCGCGAAGCTGGCCCGGCGGAACCTCCGGTACGCCGAGGAGGCATTCACGGCGCAATTGGAGAGGGCCGCGCGGGACGGGGAGCTCGCCCCGGCCGTCACCCCGCTGCAGGGCGCGCGGCTGCTGCTCAACCTGGTCCAGGGCCTGCAGATCATGCGCAAGGTCGACCCCGACCCGGCCCACGCCGCAGCCTGCCTGGACTCCACCTTCGCCCTCCTGGGCCGGCCGCTGGACACCACCGCGGCACCGGGCGACGGCCCGGTCATGGCCTCGACGGCGCCCTAG
- a CDS encoding NADP-dependent oxidoreductase, producing the protein MKAAVITQYGQVRDVVRVTDVPVPAVGPHDVLIEVRAAGVNPVDHLIVKGFLSAGEPTEPLVIGNELAGVVTEVGGEVTRFAVGDEVFSRVDPRMGGAFAEYVAVDQSLVAAKPSGLTFEEAASLPLVALTALQALTEQADVRAGTRLLIHGAAGGVGSAAVQIAKQLGAEVVATASAGSVELVLELGADRVIDYRAEKFDEVVSDVDVVLDTIGGETQERSFGVLKTGGTLVSIVAIADAEAKKAQWNVEARSFFMRPHGEQLARLAGLVESGHLRPIVETVFPLDEAPEALQKVERGGARGKTVIGVRA; encoded by the coding sequence ATGAAGGCAGCAGTCATCACCCAGTACGGCCAGGTCCGCGATGTCGTGCGGGTCACCGACGTGCCCGTCCCCGCCGTCGGCCCCCACGACGTGCTCATCGAGGTCCGCGCGGCCGGGGTCAATCCGGTGGATCACCTGATCGTCAAAGGCTTCCTGAGCGCGGGTGAGCCGACCGAGCCGCTGGTGATCGGCAACGAGCTCGCCGGTGTGGTGACCGAGGTCGGCGGCGAGGTCACCCGCTTCGCGGTGGGCGACGAGGTCTTCTCCCGCGTCGACCCCCGCATGGGCGGCGCCTTCGCCGAGTACGTTGCCGTGGACCAGTCGCTGGTCGCCGCCAAGCCGTCCGGGCTGACGTTCGAAGAGGCCGCCTCGCTGCCCCTGGTCGCGCTGACCGCCCTGCAGGCCCTGACCGAGCAGGCCGACGTTCGGGCCGGAACCCGCCTGCTCATCCACGGCGCCGCCGGCGGCGTGGGCTCCGCCGCGGTCCAGATCGCCAAGCAGCTCGGCGCCGAGGTCGTGGCCACCGCCAGCGCCGGCAGCGTGGAACTGGTCCTCGAGCTCGGTGCCGACCGAGTGATCGACTACCGGGCCGAGAAGTTCGACGAGGTCGTCTCCGACGTCGATGTCGTCCTGGACACCATCGGCGGCGAGACCCAGGAGCGGTCGTTCGGCGTACTCAAGACCGGCGGCACGCTGGTCTCGATCGTTGCCATCGCGGACGCCGAGGCCAAGAAGGCCCAGTGGAACGTCGAGGCACGCAGCTTCTTCATGCGCCCGCACGGTGAGCAGCTGGCCCGCCTCGCCGGCCTGGTGGAGTCCGGGCACCTCCGGCCGATCGTCGAGACGGTCTTCCCGCTCGACGAGGCCCCCGAGGCCCTGCAGAAGGTGGAGCGGGGCGGCGCCCGCGGCAAGACCGTCATCGGCGTCCGCGCCTGA